The following proteins are co-located in the Pirellulales bacterium genome:
- a CDS encoding cytochrome c oxidase subunit 3, producing MAHATAEHSDHDHHHLKLEYQPALPIPNGKLIMWLFLSTEIMFFAALIGTFIVIRFGAVAWPTQHQVHLSEPIGAFNTFVLICSSVSIVLALEMARANRSGAARLWLLVTLVLGSLFLGVKGYEYRAKFSHLIYPAQPRSNIHERPDYYYSSAIRERAEEIKAASTALAGKEGASDADKKLAEQRSKIVDELMAGPLAAASNPDATRADRLAMAEAIMPSPAHGPGHTVAPHEELGEKEPTGLNDKYSWLRMPVMIPGGNMWASTYFLLTGFHAIHVLVGLIVFALFLPMTFTAANAGSLENLGLYWHFVDLVWIFLFPLLYLF from the coding sequence ATGGCTCACGCGACCGCAGAACATTCGGATCACGACCACCATCATCTCAAGCTCGAGTATCAGCCCGCGCTGCCGATTCCGAACGGCAAGCTAATCATGTGGCTGTTTCTATCGACGGAGATCATGTTCTTCGCCGCGCTGATCGGCACGTTCATCGTGATCCGCTTTGGCGCGGTGGCGTGGCCGACACAGCATCAGGTGCATTTGAGCGAGCCAATTGGCGCGTTCAACACGTTCGTGCTGATCTGCTCAAGCGTTTCGATCGTGCTGGCGCTGGAGATGGCGCGGGCCAATCGCTCCGGCGCGGCCCGACTGTGGCTGTTGGTCACGCTGGTTCTGGGCAGCTTGTTTCTGGGCGTCAAAGGCTACGAATACCGAGCGAAGTTCAGTCATCTGATCTACCCAGCACAGCCGCGCAGCAACATTCACGAGCGGCCCGACTATTATTATTCGTCGGCCATCCGAGAGAGGGCTGAGGAGATCAAGGCCGCCAGCACGGCGCTGGCCGGCAAGGAAGGCGCGTCGGATGCGGACAAGAAGCTGGCGGAGCAGCGCAGCAAGATTGTCGACGAGTTGATGGCCGGCCCTTTGGCGGCAGCCTCGAACCCAGACGCCACTCGCGCCGACCGACTGGCGATGGCCGAGGCGATCATGCCTTCGCCGGCTCACGGACCCGGCCATACCGTGGCGCCGCACGAGGAGCTGGGAGAGAAAGAGCCGACGGGGCTGAACGATAAATATTCGTGGCTGCGGATGCCGGTGATGATCCCCGGGGGCAACATGTGGGCGAGCACGTACTTTCTGTTGACGGGCTTTCACGCGATTCACGTGCTGGTGGGATTGATTGTGTTCGCCCTGTTCCTGCCGATGACGTTCACCGCCGCTAACGCCGGATCGCTGGAAAACCTGGGCCTGTATTGGCACTTTGTCGATCTGGTGTGGATCTTCCTGTTTCCACTGCTATACCTGTTCTAA
- the cyoE gene encoding heme o synthase: MTAWAMAYVRRHSHALAKSRDLLDLTKPRIGVMVLLTVAAGVWLAGWGNASPLALLHALIGTALVAASGCTANAWLEQKSDARMRRTANRPLPAGRIASGEALVMCAATIVAGVGYLAWTLGTQTALLGLASWTIYALIYTPLKVCTIYNTAVGAVAGAMPVLIGWSAGGGRIDLMAGTLFLIIYLWQFPHFMAIAWIYRDDYAAGGLQMLPCVDPTGVRTGVQAVSAALMLLPITLIPALVYGYSLTYVLAALLLGGVYIAGSILFLVRRDDASARLLLRVSLVYLPLLLGTLVYMPLV; encoded by the coding sequence ATGACCGCATGGGCCATGGCTTACGTCCGCCGCCACTCGCACGCACTGGCAAAGTCGCGCGATCTTTTGGATTTGACCAAGCCGCGCATCGGGGTGATGGTGCTGTTGACCGTGGCCGCCGGAGTGTGGCTGGCGGGTTGGGGCAACGCGAGTCCGCTGGCGCTATTGCATGCCTTGATCGGCACGGCGCTTGTGGCGGCGAGCGGATGCACGGCCAATGCCTGGCTGGAACAAAAGAGCGACGCGCGGATGCGGCGCACCGCCAATCGGCCGTTGCCGGCCGGACGAATCGCCAGCGGCGAAGCCCTGGTGATGTGCGCGGCGACCATCGTGGCCGGCGTGGGCTACTTGGCCTGGACCTTGGGGACGCAGACGGCGCTCTTGGGTTTGGCGAGTTGGACGATTTATGCGCTCATTTACACTCCGCTCAAAGTCTGCACCATCTACAACACGGCGGTCGGCGCCGTGGCCGGCGCCATGCCGGTGCTGATTGGTTGGTCGGCCGGGGGAGGGCGGATCGACCTGATGGCGGGCACGCTGTTTTTGATCATCTATCTCTGGCAATTTCCGCACTTCATGGCGATCGCCTGGATCTACCGCGACGACTACGCGGCAGGGGGGCTACAGATGTTGCCGTGCGTCGATCCCACCGGGGTGCGAACCGGCGTGCAGGCGGTGAGCGCTGCGCTGATGCTGTTGCCGATCACCTTGATCCCCGCGTTGGTTTATGGCTATAGCCTGACCTACGTGCTGGCGGCGCTGCTTTTGGGCGGGGTCTACATTGCGGGGTCGATTTTATTTCTCGTCCGCCGCGACGACGCCAGCGCACGGTTGTTGCTGCGGGTGTCGCTCGTTTATTTGCCGCTGTTGTTGGGCACTTTAGTGTACATGCCTCTCGTGTAA